A region of Flammeovirga agarivorans DNA encodes the following proteins:
- a CDS encoding DUF4212 domain-containing protein: MIPTSENKETNIARKKYWKTNLKYLGALLSIWFLCSFGAGILFRDTLNEIRIGGFKLGFWFAQQGAIYIFTILIIAYIFLMNKLDKKYDVEDDN, encoded by the coding sequence ATGATTCCAACAAGTGAAAACAAAGAGACTAACATTGCTCGTAAAAAGTACTGGAAAACTAACTTAAAATACCTCGGTGCTTTGTTGAGTATATGGTTTCTCTGTTCATTCGGAGCAGGAATACTATTTCGAGACACATTGAATGAAATCCGAATCGGCGGATTTAAACTCGGTTTCTGGTTTGCTCAACAAGGAGCTATTTACATTTTCACCATTCTCATTATAGCTTACATCTTTTTAATGAATAAGCTAGACAAAAAATATGATGTAGAAGACGACAACTAA
- a CDS encoding cupin domain-containing protein: MKKSNIYQDLQYSDVKPMISVLFETEFTKEIRIAMKEGSVMKEHKAPTPIVIEMVKGNIDFGVNNEILHLAEGDLLTLDGHVPHDLKATKDSIVRLTLTKYDDSNRVKNVAK; encoded by the coding sequence ATGAAAAAATCTAACATTTATCAAGACCTACAATACAGTGATGTCAAACCTATGATCTCTGTACTTTTCGAAACAGAATTTACAAAAGAGATTAGAATAGCCATGAAAGAAGGATCGGTGATGAAAGAACATAAAGCACCTACTCCTATCGTTATCGAAATGGTAAAAGGTAATATCGACTTTGGAGTAAATAATGAAATTCTTCATCTAGCCGAAGGAGATTTACTTACTTTAGATGGCCATGTTCCACATGATTTAAAAGCAACAAAAGATAGTATCGTAAGGCTAACACTCACAAAATACGACGATAGTAATAGAGTCAAGAATGTAGCTAAGTAA
- a CDS encoding NAD(P)-binding protein, which produces MKKIAIFGGGIAGLTTAWELTNQKDWEKKYDITIYQQGWRCGGKASTGINEQGRIEEIGIHMFQGWYHNAFRLVKEVYSYIEENKINEDGAFKSWKDAFKANPVTSLVEPSKDDKWLDWPFVLPENNLEPGSIEDKDISVSIQEFIALGLETLLGSPYQKNKAGKVAFKNRMLNRLFFKQHISKSDAWWMKRIISIFESLSNDITSNPDNKSVKRIIASSERVIKLLKSNVIANALDKSNALRRIRELLILVLVSLKGVFSDVYEETEFNWSNINHYDFSEWLSKHGADDQIINSSIVRFLYKGTFSNMLNGEKGKVAADIAINMMLMIPSYKGSFVWNLVGGTGGSFIAPLFVALRHKGIKFKFFHQLNQVNYSDGKEIESIKLDRQVDLQENIKEYNPIVKQKGVFQWRTTPDLNQINPIQAKQIEEGKVNLESHWSEWKNVDSLQLSKGVDFDIAVLATSIKPLKYICKDIVESKQEWKNMVENVEASATANVQFWLKKDDQELGMDLGEWGMKEKSYANTVIYDDPLYSWTTMTFVSPYEKWQKGNEAKQISYWCGTWPNHLTDFDKSKTSYPADQITLLKKVAKEYMNKNMGWIWPNAVKDNQFDYALLCDSQEEETLEEKFNNQFFLTNIDPSMHYVIARPGSNKYRLKADETGYDNLYFSGDWINFGLNVGYMEGTVIAGKQAAKCISNAISVSKDIVKK; this is translated from the coding sequence ATGAAAAAAATTGCAATATTCGGAGGTGGAATCGCCGGATTAACTACCGCATGGGAATTAACTAATCAGAAAGATTGGGAAAAAAAATACGATATAACGATTTACCAACAAGGATGGAGATGTGGTGGTAAAGCCTCTACTGGTATCAATGAACAGGGCAGAATTGAAGAAATTGGAATCCATATGTTCCAAGGTTGGTACCATAATGCTTTCCGTTTGGTTAAGGAAGTGTATTCTTATATCGAAGAAAATAAAATAAATGAGGATGGAGCATTTAAAAGTTGGAAAGATGCCTTTAAAGCCAATCCCGTTACCTCTTTGGTTGAGCCTAGTAAAGACGATAAATGGTTAGATTGGCCATTTGTCTTACCAGAAAATAACTTAGAGCCTGGGTCCATCGAAGATAAAGATATTTCGGTTTCTATTCAAGAGTTTATTGCATTAGGTTTAGAAACACTTTTGGGGTCTCCGTATCAGAAAAACAAAGCCGGAAAAGTCGCGTTCAAAAATCGAATGCTGAATAGACTTTTCTTTAAGCAGCATATCTCTAAAAGTGATGCTTGGTGGATGAAACGTATCATATCGATCTTCGAAAGTTTATCGAATGATATCACATCTAACCCAGATAATAAATCTGTAAAAAGGATCATAGCCTCTTCCGAAAGAGTCATTAAGCTATTAAAAAGTAATGTCATAGCTAATGCTCTAGATAAAAGTAATGCTTTAAGACGAATTCGAGAGTTATTAATTTTAGTATTAGTTTCCCTAAAAGGCGTTTTCTCTGATGTATATGAGGAGACAGAATTCAATTGGAGTAATATTAACCATTACGACTTTTCTGAATGGTTAAGCAAGCACGGAGCTGACGATCAGATTATCAATTCATCCATTGTGAGGTTTCTCTATAAAGGAACATTCTCTAACATGTTAAATGGTGAAAAGGGTAAAGTGGCAGCAGATATTGCTATCAATATGATGCTTATGATCCCTAGCTATAAAGGCAGCTTTGTATGGAACTTAGTCGGTGGAACAGGCGGGTCGTTTATTGCACCTTTGTTTGTTGCACTTAGACATAAAGGAATCAAGTTTAAATTCTTCCATCAATTGAATCAAGTGAATTATTCTGATGGAAAAGAAATTGAATCGATCAAGCTAGATAGACAAGTTGATCTTCAAGAAAATATTAAAGAATATAACCCTATTGTCAAACAAAAAGGAGTTTTTCAATGGAGAACTACTCCCGATTTAAACCAAATTAATCCAATACAAGCGAAGCAAATTGAAGAAGGAAAAGTAAACCTTGAATCGCATTGGTCTGAATGGAAAAATGTAGATTCCTTACAACTTTCTAAAGGTGTTGATTTTGACATCGCTGTGTTGGCCACTTCCATTAAGCCACTGAAATATATATGTAAAGATATAGTAGAAAGTAAGCAAGAGTGGAAAAATATGGTAGAAAATGTGGAAGCATCTGCTACTGCAAATGTTCAATTCTGGCTGAAAAAAGACGATCAGGAATTGGGTATGGATCTAGGTGAATGGGGCATGAAAGAAAAGTCTTATGCTAATACTGTCATCTATGATGATCCTTTGTATTCATGGACAACAATGACCTTCGTTTCTCCTTATGAAAAATGGCAAAAAGGAAACGAGGCGAAGCAAATTAGCTATTGGTGTGGTACTTGGCCGAACCATCTGACTGATTTTGATAAAAGTAAAACGTCCTACCCTGCTGATCAGATCACATTATTAAAAAAGGTTGCAAAGGAGTACATGAATAAAAACATGGGTTGGATATGGCCAAATGCAGTCAAAGACAATCAATTTGATTATGCTCTACTTTGTGACTCACAAGAAGAAGAAACCTTGGAGGAAAAATTCAACAATCAGTTTTTCCTTACAAATATAGACCCTTCAATGCATTATGTAATTGCAAGGCCAGGAAGTAATAAATACCGTTTAAAAGCAGATGAAACTGGTTATGATAACCTTTATTTCTCTGGTGATTGGATTAATTTTGGTCTCAATGTAGGATATATGGAAGGGACCGTAATTGCTGGAAAACAGGCAGCTAAATGTATTTCAAATGCTATTTCAGTGTCTAAAGATATTGTTAAGAAATAG
- a CDS encoding T9SS type A sorting domain-containing protein: MNYKPITTIILALSCITLFGQDTLDVNLNMKHVVGNSAEFDRSKFMVFHENIVGNEWDSDEQRDSFLNDYDIYLGRNNGSIVWEFNQVREDPNKPGWPDISHMQEKGQQAKSNYASKTSAHALENREIYMMEGGQMWPMYPNGQLTSPSSCCSDASPWAYDGNDAVAEFFSNYLTHYFGEGGTTGKQKPRLVEVLNEPFVKAYQYNTSHEDIAKMHNVVAKRIKKDHPDVLVGGYTAAHPAYEDHDFGHWEKNWKLFIDVAGEEMDFFSFHLYDFVGDQSDMLEKQRKGSNIEAIMDMINHYSMLQLGEVKPWSISEYGWFCPSCDGPYYAERDWYNVRSFSSMMIQLMERQDQIINAIPFVLTKASWAHNKAEDEYNTYGPRLMREIGEVEGEDPHSGYVYTDLLKFFELWANVKGTRIDTKPTDFDLLSDAYIDGNKLYLILSNLDQEVKDIQLNISNITAYPISDLMVKHAYENNLITQLDTTYYTEHVSEVTIGSEGTMILEYTFTDDVTIDEMKKEQLFYADTYLQPITANKEVSFQINKVHIDKNGEAILRIGLGRDLGKSLTPKVKVNGKQIQVPNNWKGNHQENRDRFFGVIEVPVEYDHLSENNTITVSFDDDGGHISTMILKTYELSVPVQRSTFNMGNENDQPLGLEQKIDQLNICPIPSDSIIHLRGIEGNIKSDIVSLSGQVVLTTKQKEIDISTLKVGVYIINIETESGIISKKIVKN, encoded by the coding sequence ATGAACTACAAGCCTATAACCACTATTATTCTAGCTCTATCTTGTATTACATTATTTGGGCAAGATACACTTGATGTTAACCTCAATATGAAACATGTTGTTGGCAACAGTGCAGAGTTTGACAGATCCAAATTTATGGTATTCCATGAAAATATTGTTGGAAATGAATGGGATAGTGATGAACAACGTGACTCCTTTTTAAATGATTATGATATATACCTCGGTAGAAACAATGGGTCTATCGTTTGGGAATTTAATCAGGTGAGAGAAGATCCAAACAAACCGGGTTGGCCGGATATTTCTCATATGCAAGAGAAAGGACAACAAGCAAAAAGTAATTATGCCTCTAAAACCAGTGCACATGCATTAGAAAATAGAGAAATTTACATGATGGAGGGAGGGCAAATGTGGCCAATGTATCCCAATGGTCAACTTACCAGCCCTAGTTCTTGCTGTAGTGATGCATCGCCATGGGCTTATGATGGGAATGATGCTGTTGCTGAATTTTTTAGTAATTACCTCACGCACTATTTTGGAGAAGGGGGCACTACTGGTAAACAAAAACCAAGACTGGTAGAGGTCTTAAATGAGCCCTTTGTAAAAGCCTATCAATACAATACTTCCCATGAAGATATTGCAAAAATGCATAATGTAGTAGCCAAAAGAATCAAAAAAGACCATCCTGATGTTTTAGTTGGTGGTTATACTGCAGCCCATCCCGCCTATGAAGACCATGATTTTGGGCATTGGGAGAAAAACTGGAAACTATTTATTGATGTTGCTGGTGAAGAAATGGATTTTTTCTCTTTTCACTTATATGATTTTGTTGGAGACCAGTCTGACATGCTAGAAAAGCAACGAAAAGGAAGCAATATCGAGGCCATCATGGATATGATCAATCATTATAGTATGCTCCAATTAGGTGAGGTAAAACCTTGGTCTATTTCTGAATACGGATGGTTTTGCCCAAGTTGTGATGGACCTTATTATGCAGAGAGAGATTGGTACAATGTCCGTTCTTTCTCTTCTATGATGATTCAACTAATGGAACGTCAGGACCAAATCATCAATGCAATTCCATTTGTTTTAACCAAAGCTTCATGGGCACACAATAAAGCTGAAGATGAATACAATACCTACGGACCTCGCCTTATGAGAGAGATTGGAGAAGTTGAAGGAGAAGATCCTCATTCTGGTTATGTTTATACTGATCTATTGAAGTTTTTTGAATTATGGGCGAATGTTAAGGGGACAAGAATAGACACAAAACCTACTGACTTCGATCTACTTTCTGATGCCTATATAGATGGAAATAAGTTATACTTGATACTAAGTAACTTAGACCAAGAAGTGAAAGATATTCAGCTCAATATCAGTAATATTACAGCATACCCAATAAGCGACTTAATGGTAAAACATGCTTATGAAAACAACCTTATCACACAATTAGATACTACTTACTACACAGAACATGTATCAGAAGTAACCATTGGTTCTGAAGGTACGATGATCTTAGAATACACATTTACCGATGATGTTACTATCGACGAGATGAAGAAGGAGCAATTATTCTATGCTGATACTTATTTACAGCCGATCACTGCAAATAAAGAAGTCTCTTTTCAAATCAATAAGGTACACATTGATAAAAATGGAGAGGCAATATTAAGAATTGGTTTAGGTAGAGATCTAGGGAAATCGCTTACTCCAAAAGTAAAGGTAAATGGCAAACAAATTCAGGTACCCAACAATTGGAAAGGTAATCATCAAGAAAATCGTGACCGTTTCTTTGGTGTTATAGAAGTTCCAGTAGAATATGACCATCTATCTGAAAATAACACAATCACTGTATCTTTTGATGATGACGGTGGACATATCTCAACTATGATTCTTAAAACTTATGAATTATCAGTACCCGTTCAACGATCTACATTCAATATGGGTAATGAAAATGATCAACCTTTAGGATTAGAACAAAAGATCGATCAATTGAATATATGCCCTATTCCAAGTGATAGTATTATACATCTAAGAGGTATAGAAGGAAATATTAAAAGTGATATTGTTTCCCTATCAGGACAGGTTGTATTGACCACAAAGCAAAAAGAGATAGATATATCTACACTTAAAGTGGGTGTTTATATCATAAATATTGAAACGGAAAGTGGTATTATTTCAAAGAAAATTGTAAAAAATTAA
- a CDS encoding GDSL-type esterase/lipase family protein, with translation MKSVIFLSLLLVSICSNATNITFRVDLEGIEVHPKGIYISGEINWWKFDQNPLSKTTNNIYEITLDLDEGQTYEYKFFNGPIWEGGEFAFGPCANGGFRSVTVDQDKVLPIVPFGLCNGDFPEDKIKVACVGNSITYGHGLGSERAKICYPAQLQKILGEEYITYNFGNPGKTMSKDINDSYWKTSEFNYSHKPFLPNVVVIMLGTNDSKPFIWDKRKEHLKRDLIEFYNSFDTLSTSPTIYLATPAFAYNHNFDVSNTNIEKGIIPIIKEVSEEMGINLIDIHEATQNKQKLFPDGVHPDKEGALIIAQKIGSVLKEESPKMIIKKKKLSTNKNGVKYRWYKNGQLIGETSQASLKLTAIDKNAHYKVAVKLLKETDDWVVSKN, from the coding sequence TTGAAAAGCGTAATTTTTTTATCCCTACTTCTGGTCTCAATTTGTTCCAATGCCACAAATATTACTTTTAGGGTCGATCTAGAAGGAATTGAGGTGCACCCAAAAGGTATCTATATTTCAGGGGAAATCAACTGGTGGAAATTTGATCAAAACCCTTTATCGAAGACCACTAACAATATTTATGAAATAACATTAGACTTAGACGAAGGACAAACTTATGAATATAAATTCTTCAACGGTCCAATATGGGAAGGCGGGGAGTTTGCTTTTGGTCCTTGTGCTAACGGTGGCTTCAGGTCTGTAACTGTAGATCAAGATAAAGTTTTACCAATTGTACCATTTGGTCTTTGTAATGGCGATTTTCCAGAAGATAAGATAAAAGTAGCTTGTGTAGGCAATAGTATTACATACGGTCATGGTTTGGGAAGTGAAAGAGCAAAAATTTGCTATCCTGCTCAATTGCAAAAGATTTTAGGAGAGGAATATATAACCTACAACTTTGGTAATCCAGGAAAAACGATGTCAAAAGACATCAATGATTCTTATTGGAAAACCTCAGAATTCAACTATTCCCATAAACCTTTTCTCCCAAATGTTGTAGTAATAATGTTGGGAACTAATGACTCTAAACCTTTTATTTGGGATAAAAGAAAAGAGCACTTGAAACGAGACCTCATTGAGTTTTATAACTCATTTGATACACTATCAACTTCGCCTACAATCTATTTAGCCACTCCTGCTTTTGCCTACAATCATAATTTTGATGTAAGTAACACAAATATTGAAAAAGGAATTATTCCAATAATAAAAGAGGTCTCAGAAGAAATGGGGATCAACCTGATTGATATTCATGAAGCAACTCAGAATAAACAAAAGTTATTTCCTGATGGCGTACACCCCGATAAAGAAGGGGCGTTAATTATTGCTCAAAAGATTGGAAGCGTCCTAAAAGAGGAATCACCAAAGATGATCATTAAAAAGAAAAAACTATCGACCAATAAAAATGGAGTAAAATACAGATGGTATAAGAATGGTCAACTGATTGGTGAAACATCACAAGCATCTTTAAAACTTACTGCAATAGATAAAAATGCTCACTATAAGGTCGCTGTAAAGTTACTTAAGGAGACTGATGATTGGGTGGTCAGTAAAAATTAA